CTGGCCCGCAGGAAACTGTAGACGTGTACGCCTCCGTAGACGAGAAAGAAGGTGAGGAGAAAGAGGCTCATGCCGACTCCCGTCTGGGAACGCCATATGCAAGAAGTATCATCTGCTCAATCCCGATCNNCTATCATACTGCAAAATGCCGCCCGGCGTTTCCCGATTTGCTGGATGCGAACCCATCCCCCAGTAAGGGGCCCTACCAGAGCACCCTGGATTCGGGATGCTCCTCGTACCACCTTCCCCAGGTCGTATCCCTTGAAGTCACCTCCGGCAGCCAGCGCTTGAAATACTTCCCCTGGATCCCCATGAGCCCCTTTTTGTATGGATACCAGAGGGTCTCCGTCTCCCTGTCATAGAGGACGAAGGTGCTGCGGTAGGTCCACCCGGAGGGGACCAGGGTAAGCACCCGGCCGTCTATTTCGCGGCTGTACACAGCCGCCAGGTCGACGAGGGGTCAGTAGGCCACCGCAACCTTCCCTTTGCCCAGCTCGCTGTTTGCGATCTCGTGGCGGCTCAGGCGCCCCACCGAATAGGCTTTCGCCGACTCGCCGTCACCGACGCCGATGACGCGCATGTAGCCGGGGATATTCCCGTCTCCCTCGGTAAGGTGCGAGTCATCGAGGGGCGTGAAGGCGTTTTTCCCGATGCCGTACTGAAACCC
This is a stretch of genomic DNA from Deltaproteobacteria bacterium. It encodes these proteins:
- a CDS encoding DUF3179 domain-containing protein, with the protein product MYSREIDGRVLTLVPSGWTYRSTFVLYDRETETLWYPYKKGLMGIQGKYFKRWLPEVTSRDTTWGRWYEEHPESRVLW
- a CDS encoding DUF3179 domain-containing protein, translating into GFQYGIGKNAFTPLDDSHLTEGDGNIPGYMRVIGVGDGESAKAYSVGRLSRHEIANSELGKGKVAVAY